CCACTGCGTTGCCAGTCGCTTATGTAACACCACTACACTACGCTCCTTGCGCCTTGTGGGGCAAAAAAAGCGTCGCCAGCAGTGATGAAAATGAATCCTCAACAGACCCTATACCCCCGAACAAAACTACCAGCCATAAAAAAACGGGGGGATGTAAACCATCGCCTCCCGCCTGATAGTGCGCTACCCCAATAGGTAGCCACACTGATTACGCCAGCGCTTTACAGCCCGCGTGATTGAGACAGAATTTTACGCTATCGTCACCCCTGATGTCTATGCCCATGCCCATGTAGGAGTGACTTAAATTAATGTCCTGAGTCAAGCTTGTCGCGTAAAACAATTCGATCAAAATCTGCGCCTTCAGTCAGTGGCGTCAGCGTCATGATTGTGTCAAGCCGAACACTGCGTCGACTCTTACCATCACGCAGAATCAGCCATTCCGACTTATCTGAGCGGGTTTCTGTCGATTCGGCGATAGCACAAACTTCTGAGCAATCAACCAGATCGAGTCTGACCTGGTACTGTTTTAGACAAGCGATCTCGATGTAATCGTGCAAGCTACAATCAATTGGGATATAAGCGTCAACCATCTAGCTTGAATTTCGCACTAGGGGACAAGATGATCGCGCAGAGGCCACCCTACAAAGGAGTACCGAGAACGGTGGGATTTCTAAGGCAGTGGAATACTGGCCACATTTCCGACCGAAGATTGTCGCTGTAAAATTAAAGATCAAGTGAGAGTTCATTATCCTAGCGATAAATACGGGCTAGTGTCATACCCTAAGTAGAATAGCGATTAAAGACGCAACACTATAAGTCGCGTAGGCTAAGTACATCCTGCATATCAAATAAGCCTTTATCATGTTGTACTAGCCAGCTAGCGGCACGTACAGCACCGCTAGCAAAGGTCATACGGCTAGATGCTTTATGGGTAATTTCCACTCTTTCACCTTCTGAGGCAAACATAACGGTGTGTTCACCGACAATATCACCTGCACGAATGGTCTCAAAACCAATGGTCTTGTCATCACGTGCACCAGTCCGACCTTCTCTGCCATAAACTGCGCAATCTTTAAGATTACGGCCTAACATATCAGCGACGATTTCCCCCATGCGCAAAGCGGTACCTGACGGCGCATCGACTTTATTGCGATGGTGGGCTTCAATAATTTCAATATCAGAACTATCACCAAGCACTTTTGCTGCAATTTCAAGTAAACGAAAGCAAAGGTTAACACCAATACTCATATTCGGCGCAAAGACAATGGCGATGTCTTCAGATGCCTGACGAATTAAATCTTGTTGCTTAGTACTCAGGCCAGTGGTACCAATAACCATTTTACAATTATGACGACGGCACAACTTAAGGTTGGTTTCAGTAACATTAGGCAAGGTGAAATCGATCAGCACATCACTAAGGCGCGTCGCACCGGCCATATCGTCTTTAATTTTAACGCCAGAAGACTCAAGGCCAGCAACGACACCAGCATCACTACCAATCGTAGCGTGATTGGTGTATTCCACAGCCGCTGCCAAACGAAGGTCAGGGTGTTGCGCGCAAGCTTCAATTAAACGGCGGCCCATTCTGCCGCCTGCACCTGCTATCGCTATTTTTGTCATATATGGTGTGCCTCGCCTCAAGCGCCTACTGTTGGTGCTAAATTCCCCAATCAGGAGAAGCGAATATCATCAAACACTTTCTTGACACTGTCCAGCCAAGATTTAGACTTTGGACTGTGTTCCTGATTGCTTTCAGTCATCGTTTTTTGTAATTCTTTTAATAATGTTTTTTGCTCACTATTAAGATTGACCGGGGTTTCGACACTAACGTGACATAGAAGATCACCGAGACGATCACTATGAACTGTACGCGCACCTTTACCACGCAGACGAAATACTTTGCCAGTTTGTGTCTCAGCAGGCACTTTCAGTCGCACCCGACCCGTCAACGTGGGGATCTCAATTTCGCCACCCAACGACGCTATGACGATATCAATAGGCACTTCGCAGACAAGGTCAGCATTGTCTCGGGTAAATAAGGCATGGGACTTAACACGAACCTGGACGTATAAATCACCGCTTGGCCCGCCATGCTCACCTGCTTCGCCTTCACCGCTAAGGCGAATACGGTCACCGCTATCAACACCCGGCGGAATCTTAACTGAAAGTGTCTTGCTTTCCTGGACACGACCTTGACCATGACACGTGCCACAAGGGTCGCTAATCACCTTACCTTTACCCTGGCATTTTGGGCATACCTGCTGAATAGAAAAGAAACCTTGCTGAACACGGACTTGACCATGACCGCCGCAGGTTTCGCAGGTGACGGGCTGCGATCCTTTCTTCGCACCCGAGCCATTACACGTGCCACAGCGAACACGGCTTGGCACACGAATCTTGACTGTGCTGCCTGCCACGGCATCGTCAAGATTCAACTCTAGGTCATAGCGAAGATCGGCGCCACGATTGACACTGTGGTGACCGCCACCACGCCCACCGCCAAAAATATCACCAAAAACATCTTCAAAGATATCGCTAAAACCACCCGCCGCACCCGCACCACCGGCTGCAGCGCCAAGACCAGCATGGCCGAACTGGTCATAGGCTGCGCGTTTTTGCGCATCGTTAAGAACTTCGTAAGCTTCTTTAACTTCTTTGAATTGCTTTTCTGCATTATCATCGCCCTGATTGCGATCAGGGTGATATTTCATCGCTAAACGTCGATAGGCTTTCTTTAGCTCTGCCTCGCTAACATTACGCTCGACGCCGAGCACGTCATAATAGTCCCGCTTTGACATTCGCTCAGCGCCCCATCCTTAATTATTATATTTATTTATATACTAACGATATCTAAAAATTATACTCACTAAGACTTATTTTTTATCATCAATCTCTTCAAAGTCAGCGTCAACAACATTACCATCATCCGCGCTTGTATCAGTTGCCTCATCTGCTGCACTGGCATCACCCTCAGCAGTTTTCTGCTCAGCATAAGCGCGTTCAGCCATCTTACTTGAGGCTTCGCCCAGCGCTGAGGTCTTGGCTTCAATATCAGCAATATCGTCACCCTTCATTGCTTCTTGCAAAGATTCAATAGCCGCTTCAATATTGGTCTTTTCATCCGCTTCAAATTTATCACCTAAATCGGTCATCGCTTTAGTGGTTGCGTGAATCAATGCGTCAGCACTATTACGCGCAACAATTAACTGCTGAAATTTTTTGTCATCTTCTGCGTGAAGTTCAGCATCTTTAACCATTTTATCGACTTCTTCATCAGACAAACCACTTGATGCTTTAATGACAATCGATTGCTCTTTACCGGTTGCCTTATCTTTGGCAGACACGTTAAGAATACCGTTAGCATCAATATCAAAAGACACTTCGATCTGTGGCGTACCACGTCGTGCTGGTGGAATGTCAGCCAGATCAAAACGACCCAGCGACTTATTAGCAGAGGCAATTTCGCGCTCACCTTGCAACACGTGCACGGTTACTGCGGTCTGATTGTCATCGGCCGTTGAGAATACCTGCGATGCGTTGGTTGGAATTGTCGTGTTCTTATCAATCAACTTGGTGGTAACGCCACCCATGGTCTCAATACCCAGAGACAACGGTGTCACATCTAACAATAAAACATCTTTCACCTCACCAGAGAGCACGCCACCTTGAATAGCAGCACCCATAGCAACGGCTTCATCTGGGTTTACATCGCGACGTGGTTCTTTACCGAAAAAGTTTTGCACTGCTTCTTGCACTTTGGGCATACGGCTCTGACCACCAACCAAAATGACGTCGTCAATTTCTGATGTGCTCAAACCGGCATCTTTCAATGCGACGCGGCAAGGCTCAATCGTACGTTCTATTAATTCCTCAACCAGAGATTCTAATTTAGCACGCGTCAATTTAACGTTAAGATGTTTCGGGCCAGAGGCATCGGCGGTAATATAAGGCAAATTGACATCGGTCTGTTGACTCGATGACAACTCGATCTTGGCTTTTTCAGCCGCATCTTTCAAACGTTGCAGAGCTAGCGGGTCACTGTGGACATCAATACCACTGTCTTTTTTGAATTCATCGGCAAGGTAGTCGATCAAACGTAAATCAAAATCTTCACCGCCGAGGAAGGTGTCACCATTGGTCGACAACACTTCAAACTGATGCTCACCATCGACTTCGGCGATTTCGATGATTGACACGTCGAAAGTACCACCACCGAGATCAAACACGGCCAATTTACTGTCACCACGTTTTTTATCCATGCCATAAGCCAAGGCTGCGGCAGTTGGCTCGTTGATAATACGTTTCACTTCAAGACCAGCGATTTTACCGGCGTCTTTCGTTGCCTGGCGCTGTGAGTCATTGAAATAAGCAGGCACGGTAATAACGGCTTCAGTCACCGCTTCACCCAGGTAGTCTTCTGCCGTTTTCTTCATTTTCATCAAGATACGCGCAGCAATCTCAGGCGGTGCCATCTTCTTGCCACCCGCCTCAACCCAAGCATCACCATTATCCGCACTTATGATGGTGTAAGGCACCATTTTGATATCACGTTGCACGACATCATCGGTAAATTTACGCCCAATCAAGCGTTTGATCGCCGACAGTGTATTCGTCGGGTTGGTTACTGCCTGACGCTTAGCCGACTGCCCAACCAATACTTCATCATCGTCAACAAATGCGACAACAGAAGGTGTCGTACGATCGCCTTCAGAGTTTTCAATTACCTTTGGTGTTCCGCCTTCAACCACGGCTACACATGAATTGGTGGTACCCAAATCAATACCAATAATTTTGCCCATCTTTATTCTCCGTATAAACCTGCGCCCACTCTCGAGCACCTAATGTCTATCTATATAAGGTTAAGCCCATATAATTCAAGGCGTAATTCAAGGGAACCTCTTATTAATTCTGGGGCAGCGAGATTGATGACTGAGGTTTTTCAGATAGATGCGCGAACCGTGCCCTTTAGGTGCAACAAAGAGCTGGAACATTTCAGTCAGCAAGGTCGCGTTCCACGAACGCGATCAGAGGGGCCCAATAAGTCCTTTATTTAATTATTCCTCTACAGGTGTTTTCGCAGCCATTGCTTTGGCAACTATGACCATAGCAGGCCGCATCAACCGATCATTCAGCGTATATCCTTTTTGATGTACTGCAATAACGGTATTAGGCTCAGCCTCATCGGTTTCCTGCATTTGCATGGCCTGGTGCTGCTCAGGGTTGAATTTCTCACCCAGCGGGTTGAGCTCAACAATGGCGGCTTTTGCCATGACGTCGGTCAGCATTTTCAGGGTCAGATCCATGCCTTCTTTGGCATGATCGATGGTAGCGTTGACTTGATCAGTCGCCGCCAGCCCCAGCTCAAGACTATCTTTGACCGGCAAAAGCTGGTTAGCAAAACGTTCTAAACCATATTTATGGGCATTAGCCACATCGCGCTCACCACGACGACGCACATTTTCCGTCTCGGCACGCGCTCTAAGCAGGCTATCTGTTAGCTCGTTAATACGTTGCTCGTCAGCATTAGAACCATCTTCTGTTACTGAGATCCCTGCAGGATCATTAAGTACTTCCTTAGAACCCTGTGGGTTCATTAAGGATTCATTCCTTGTAGTCATGTCATCTTCACGTTGTTTGCTAGCGTCTATCGATTCTTCATGCTCGTCTTCAGCAGTAGAACCCTGCCCTTCTTGCGCAGCTACCATTATAAAAACTCCCGTTTTTCCGGTTTAACGAAAAGAAATAGAAATGTATCAACAATCTAGGGAGCCTCTGATGTGTCTGGGACAGCGAGATTGTGTCTAAAATTTTTCAGATCAAGGCGCAAATTGCAGTCAATAGCGGGACTATTGGCAAGATTAGCACCAACAGTAGGCGCTTTAGGCGACGAAGAACTGGAAGATTTTAGGCGCAAGATCGTGTTCCATGATACATCAGAGACTCCCTAGTCAATATAAGGATATTTAG
The Gammaproteobacteria bacterium genome window above contains:
- the dnaK gene encoding molecular chaperone DnaK; this encodes MGKIIGIDLGTTNSCVAVVEGGTPKVIENSEGDRTTPSVVAFVDDDEVLVGQSAKRQAVTNPTNTLSAIKRLIGRKFTDDVVQRDIKMVPYTIISADNGDAWVEAGGKKMAPPEIAARILMKMKKTAEDYLGEAVTEAVITVPAYFNDSQRQATKDAGKIAGLEVKRIINEPTAAALAYGMDKKRGDSKLAVFDLGGGTFDVSIIEIAEVDGEHQFEVLSTNGDTFLGGEDFDLRLIDYLADEFKKDSGIDVHSDPLALQRLKDAAEKAKIELSSSQQTDVNLPYITADASGPKHLNVKLTRAKLESLVEELIERTIEPCRVALKDAGLSTSEIDDVILVGGQSRMPKVQEAVQNFFGKEPRRDVNPDEAVAMGAAIQGGVLSGEVKDVLLLDVTPLSLGIETMGGVTTKLIDKNTTIPTNASQVFSTADDNQTAVTVHVLQGEREIASANKSLGRFDLADIPPARRGTPQIEVSFDIDANGILNVSAKDKATGKEQSIVIKASSGLSDEEVDKMVKDAELHAEDDKKFQQLIVARNSADALIHATTKAMTDLGDKFEADEKTNIEAAIESLQEAMKGDDIADIEAKTSALGEASSKMAERAYAEQKTAEGDASAADEATDTSADDGNVVDADFEEIDDKK
- a CDS encoding Rho-binding antiterminator, which produces MHDYIEIACLKQYQVRLDLVDCSEVCAIAESTETRSDKSEWLILRDGKSRRSVRLDTIMTLTPLTEGADFDRIVLRDKLDSGH
- the dnaJ gene encoding molecular chaperone DnaJ; the encoded protein is MSKRDYYDVLGVERNVSEAELKKAYRRLAMKYHPDRNQGDDNAEKQFKEVKEAYEVLNDAQKRAAYDQFGHAGLGAAAGGAGAAGGFSDIFEDVFGDIFGGGRGGGHHSVNRGADLRYDLELNLDDAVAGSTVKIRVPSRVRCGTCNGSGAKKGSQPVTCETCGGHGQVRVQQGFFSIQQVCPKCQGKGKVISDPCGTCHGQGRVQESKTLSVKIPPGVDSGDRIRLSGEGEAGEHGGPSGDLYVQVRVKSHALFTRDNADLVCEVPIDIVIASLGGEIEIPTLTGRVRLKVPAETQTGKVFRLRGKGARTVHSDRLGDLLCHVSVETPVNLNSEQKTLLKELQKTMTESNQEHSPKSKSWLDSVKKVFDDIRFS
- the dapB gene encoding 4-hydroxy-tetrahydrodipicolinate reductase → MTKIAIAGAGGRMGRRLIEACAQHPDLRLAAAVEYTNHATIGSDAGVVAGLESSGVKIKDDMAGATRLSDVLIDFTLPNVTETNLKLCRRHNCKMVIGTTGLSTKQQDLIRQASEDIAIVFAPNMSIGVNLCFRLLEIAAKVLGDSSDIEIIEAHHRNKVDAPSGTALRMGEIVADMLGRNLKDCAVYGREGRTGARDDKTIGFETIRAGDIVGEHTVMFASEGERVEITHKASSRMTFASGAVRAASWLVQHDKGLFDMQDVLSLRDL
- the grpE gene encoding nucleotide exchange factor GrpE, giving the protein MVAAQEGQGSTAEDEHEESIDASKQREDDMTTRNESLMNPQGSKEVLNDPAGISVTEDGSNADEQRINELTDSLLRARAETENVRRRGERDVANAHKYGLERFANQLLPVKDSLELGLAATDQVNATIDHAKEGMDLTLKMLTDVMAKAAIVELNPLGEKFNPEQHQAMQMQETDEAEPNTVIAVHQKGYTLNDRLMRPAMVIVAKAMAAKTPVEE